The genomic segment TGAGGTGCTGCCATGCCAGTTGGCATTGCTGTAACCTTCACTTCTTGAGCAGCCGCCAATCGCAAAACACCTGTTTCTACGGTGACTAGAACCCGTCTGCAGGAAGACGGCGCCAAGATAAGATATGCTCTTTTCACCCGTCCACAACAAAGCGGAAGACACCAATGATTACCTTCGAGATGAGCGACAAGATCGGCGATCTGGAACGTATTGTTGAGCTACAGCAGATCAATCTTCCGGATGCTGTTGCTTCCGACCAGCGGCTGACGGAAGGCTTCGTCACCATGCAATACACGGTCCAAGAGTTGCAACTCATGTGCGGCGCGTACCGGCATGCCGTAGCAAAATCCGACGGCATCGTCATCGGTTATGCCCTGACCATGATGAAGGATTGCCGGACTTCTTTCCCATTTCTCGACAGCATGTTCGATGACGCCGAGGCTGCCGTTTTTGACGGCAGGCCGCTGCGAGATCATCCTTATTTTTTCATGGGGCAAATCTGTGTCGACAAGGCGTTCCGCGGCAAGGGTGTTTTCAGGAGGCTCTACGAAACGCTGAGAGAGCACATGCGCACTGAATGTGATTTTATTGTTACAGAGGTGTCGGTCAATAATCCCCGATCCCTGGGGGCGCACCGGCAAATCGGATTCACGGATATCGCACATGGCGGCGCGGGAAGCACGGAATGGCGCGTGATTGCATGGGACTGGCGTTGATGACCCTGGTCTTGGCATATTTATTGCGTAAGATTGTATGCGCGCCAGTCCGGCACGATCGCGGTTACACTGCTTGAAGCGCCGCGACTATCCCTCCATCAATATCTTCATTCAGGTGAATCTGATGAGACTTGCAAAACTGCTGCTTCTGCTGTCCCTCAATGCATTCCTTGTGTGTGCACAGAGTGCACGCGCCGACGGTTTGAGCGATGTCCAGAAACGCGGCATCCTGCGGGTAGCCGTGCCGCAGGATTTCGCGCCGTTCGGCTCCGTCACGCCAGGCCTGAAACTGCAAGGACTGGACATTGATGTCGCAGCGCTGATCGCCAAGAACATGGGTGTGA from the Collimonas arenae genome contains:
- a CDS encoding GNAT family N-acetyltransferase: MITFEMSDKIGDLERIVELQQINLPDAVASDQRLTEGFVTMQYTVQELQLMCGAYRHAVAKSDGIVIGYALTMMKDCRTSFPFLDSMFDDAEAAVFDGRPLRDHPYFFMGQICVDKAFRGKGVFRRLYETLREHMRTECDFIVTEVSVNNPRSLGAHRQIGFTDIAHGGAGSTEWRVIAWDWR